In Methanomicrobium antiquum, one DNA window encodes the following:
- a CDS encoding LSM domain-containing protein, producing the protein MVNSIVLPIKKVSALVDSKITVEIKDEGKKLQGKLVAVDEHLNIQMDQATEFINGERGRNLGTVVIRGSNILTIAPLI; encoded by the coding sequence ATGGTTAATAGCATTGTTCTGCCGATAAAAAAAGTATCAGCTCTTGTTGACTCAAAAATTACAGTTGAAATCAAAGACGAGGGCAAAAAACTTCAGGGAAAGCTTGTCGCTGTCGATGAGCACTTAAACATTCAGATGGATCAGGCAACAGAATTTATAAATGGTGAAAGGGGCAGAAACCTGGGCACTGTTGTAATCCGTGGAAGCAACATTCTGACCATCGCACCATTAATCTAA
- a CDS encoding DUF4062 domain-containing protein: MKPVRLFISSVQKEFAEEREALRDYLTGDTLMRRFFEVFLFEDVPAADRSPDDMYLKEVENCDIYIGLFGSSYGSVDDSGRSPTEKEFDYATSLGKYRLIYVKGTDDKDRHPKMQALIDRVKSDLIRKRFNTASELRTGLYAALIDYLADKQLIRSGPFDAAPCMKAGFSDLDPERMRWFVRTAGKSRHFPLTEDVDAHELLEHLNLLDDGRLTNAAVLLFAKNPQRYLISSEVKCAHFHGTEVRKPIPSYQVYKGTVFELVDQAIDFVMSKIALSVGTRNFGPQAPVKYEIPREVVAEAIVNAVVHRDYTSNGSVQVMLFADRLEIWNPGSLPPSLTLDKLRVAHASVPFNPLLAEPMYLTRYIEKVGTGTRDIIRWCEEAGLPEPEFAVTDGFLTTIRRFQEETREETREETREETREETREETREETREETKDKILSFIEADPYISMNELAVKVGITPKGIEWQIRKLKQAGRLERIGPNKGGYWKITGGKDE, encoded by the coding sequence TTGAAACCGGTCCGCCTCTTCATCAGCAGTGTTCAGAAAGAATTCGCTGAGGAAAGAGAGGCTCTTCGTGATTACCTCACGGGTGATACACTGATGAGGCGTTTCTTTGAGGTATTTCTCTTTGAGGATGTGCCGGCCGCCGACCGCAGCCCTGATGATATGTACCTTAAAGAAGTGGAAAACTGTGACATTTACATCGGGCTTTTTGGCAGCAGTTATGGCTCCGTGGACGATAGCGGCAGATCGCCGACAGAAAAGGAGTTTGATTATGCAACCTCTCTTGGGAAATACAGGCTTATCTATGTCAAAGGAACAGATGATAAAGACCGCCATCCTAAGATGCAGGCACTCATTGACAGAGTTAAATCAGATCTGATAAGAAAAAGATTCAACACGGCATCAGAACTTAGGACAGGACTCTACGCAGCACTCATCGACTACCTTGCCGATAAACAGCTCATAAGATCCGGCCCGTTTGATGCAGCACCCTGTATGAAAGCCGGATTTTCAGACCTTGATCCCGAACGGATGAGATGGTTTGTCCGTACCGCAGGAAAATCCCGGCATTTTCCGCTTACTGAAGATGTCGATGCTCATGAACTGCTTGAACACCTAAACCTTCTCGATGACGGGCGGCTGACAAATGCAGCAGTACTTCTCTTCGCAAAAAATCCCCAGCGTTACCTGATATCATCGGAAGTCAAATGTGCACACTTCCATGGTACAGAAGTAAGAAAACCCATTCCCTCGTACCAGGTGTACAAGGGTACTGTCTTTGAACTGGTAGATCAGGCAATTGATTTCGTCATGAGCAAGATAGCACTCTCTGTCGGCACCCGCAATTTTGGCCCGCAGGCACCCGTGAAATATGAAATCCCGCGGGAAGTTGTCGCAGAAGCGATTGTCAATGCAGTCGTCCACCGCGATTATACAAGCAACGGCAGTGTTCAGGTGATGCTCTTTGCCGACCGGCTGGAGATCTGGAATCCCGGTTCTCTGCCGCCTTCGCTGACACTGGACAAGCTAAGGGTCGCACACGCCTCTGTTCCCTTCAATCCGCTCCTGGCTGAACCGATGTACCTGACACGTTACATCGAAAAAGTGGGTACAGGGACGAGAGATATTATCAGGTGGTGTGAGGAGGCAGGTCTTCCTGAACCTGAATTTGCCGTAACCGATGGTTTCCTGACAACTATCCGCAGGTTTCAGGAAGAAACCAGGGAAGAAACTAGGGAAGAAACTAGGGAAGAAACTAGGGAAGAAACCAGGGAAGAAACCAGGGAAGAAACCAGGGAAGAAACCAAAGATAAAATTCTCTCATTTATTGAGGCAGATCCATACATCAGCATGAACGAACTGGCCGTAAAGGTTGGTATTACACCAAAGGGTATAGAGTGGCAGATCAGAAAACTAAAGCAGGCAGGCAGGCTTGAGAGGATCGGGCCGAACAAAGGCGGATACTGGAAGATAACCGGTGGTAAGGATGAGTAA
- a CDS encoding alpha/beta fold hydrolase, with translation MRKRIDIIYPAIIIFALVFAVFSAGCTGNTDFETPLPEKIEDTTLSKTDIFVFDDAQLKFVYANGVKIGYKQAGKGDSLVMVMGYAATMDAWSPYLLNSLAENYSVVIFDNRGTGYTEPGGISPENMTYEIYADDTAALMDALGIKKAYLMGWSMGTAVSQEIILKYPEKVEKAVLYAPYSGVSSSDEKHLREYLRQVAYGEVNKTTVIENMFPKTWLSCHNPDEYLPVSSETLSENGILAAYNAGLNWNGSYERLNHIDIPVILIVGTEDVLTPPEFSKAMAGEIDGAWTAEFKGAGHGLMYQNPQGLSKTVKLFLDIDEDISCC, from the coding sequence ATGCGTAAAAGAATTGATATTATATATCCGGCGATAATAATTTTTGCACTGGTCTTTGCAGTATTTTCTGCCGGATGCACAGGTAATACAGATTTTGAAACTCCTCTGCCTGAAAAAATTGAAGATACAACTCTTTCCAAAACGGACATTTTTGTCTTTGATGATGCTCAACTAAAATTTGTATATGCAAATGGAGTCAAAATAGGTTACAAACAGGCAGGAAAAGGAGATTCTCTTGTAATGGTTATGGGATATGCGGCGACGATGGATGCGTGGAGCCCTTATCTTCTAAATTCCCTTGCCGAAAATTACAGCGTTGTAATCTTTGACAACAGAGGAACAGGCTATACTGAACCCGGGGGGATTTCGCCTGAAAACATGACATATGAGATTTATGCTGACGACACTGCCGCACTTATGGATGCTTTGGGGATAAAAAAAGCATATCTTATGGGATGGTCGATGGGAACCGCTGTTTCACAGGAGATTATTTTAAAGTACCCGGAAAAGGTTGAAAAAGCCGTATTGTATGCACCTTATTCTGGTGTTTCATCTTCGGATGAAAAGCATCTGAGGGAATATCTGCGTCAGGTGGCTTATGGAGAGGTAAATAAAACAACTGTTATTGAAAATATGTTTCCAAAGACCTGGCTTTCATGCCACAATCCAGATGAATATCTGCCTGTTTCGTCTGAAACACTAAGTGAAAATGGAATTTTAGCCGCGTATAACGCAGGGCTTAACTGGAACGGTTCATATGAGAGGCTTAATCATATAGATATTCCTGTGATTTTAATTGTCGGAACAGAAGATGTTCTAACACCTCCTGAGTTTTCAAAAGCAATGGCAGGGGAGATTGACGGTGCATGGACAGCAGAATTTAAAGGCGCAGGCCATGGTCTGATGTACCAGAATCCTCAGGGCCTTTCTAAGACTGTAAAACTTTTTTTGGACATTGATGAGGATATAAGCTGTTGCTGA